The Gasterosteus aculeatus chromosome 17, fGasAcu3.hap1.1, whole genome shotgun sequence genome includes a window with the following:
- the LOC120835375 gene encoding ADP-ribosylation factor 3, which yields MGNIFGNLLKSLIGKKEMRILMVGLDAAGKTTILYKLKLGEIVTTIPTIGFNVETVEYKNISFTVWDVGGQDKIRPLWRHYFQNTQGLIFVVDSNDRERVNEAREELMRMLAEDELRDAVLLVFANKQDLPNAMNAAELTDKLGLHSLRHRNWYIQATCATSGDGLYEGLDWLANQLKNKK from the exons ATGGGGAACATTTTCGGGAATTTGCTGAAGAGCCTCATAGGGAAGAAGGAGATGAGGATCTTGATGGTGGGGCTCGatgctgcaggaaaaacaacaatcctCTACAAGCTCAAACTGGGGGAAATAGTCACCACCATCCCAACCATTG GGTTTAACGTGGAGACGGTGGAGTACAAGAACATCAGCTTCACTGTTTGGGACGTGGGCGGGCAGGACAAGATTCGTCCCCTGTGGAGACACTATTTCCAGAACACACAGG GTCTAATCTTTGTGGTGGACAGTAACGACAGAGAGCGTGTAAACGAAGCGCGAGAGGAGCTGATGAGGATGCTGGCCGAGGACGAGCTGAGAGACGCCGTCCTGCTTGTGTTTGCCAACAAACAG GACTTACCCAACGCCATGAACGCTGCTGAGCTCACAGACAAGCTGGGCTTACACTCCCTGCGCCACCGCAACTGGTACATCCAGGCCACTTGCGCCACCAGCGGCGACGGCCTCTATGAGGGTCTCGATTGGCTGGCCAATCAGCTCAAGAACAAGAAGTGA